AAATCGCTGAACCAACTCACTAAATCAGTCCAAATTTTATAACACTGGTTAGCAGAGTTGTTTCCAAGTATCTTTAGCATAATTGTTTCCAAGCATCTTTATTTCTTGGATTGAGCGTTCATTTAGTCACCTTATTCACACCTGGCAAAGCAAATTTAGGAAGCTTTTGGTTGGAATCAAGCATTTCTTGTTTATAGAGATTGGACTTTTTCTTGTTTATAGAGATTGGATTCTTGAGAGACATCCACTTTGATTATTTGGAcctatttaagtttttttttgtttctttgaaGCGTTTTCAAGTTTTTTGGTCAAACTCGATTGAAGAATGTAACACAACATGAAATAGGATTAATGGTTTGATTATGcagtaaataatttaaaattactcTTAGAAACTGAgagtttaaatattatatataatatttagtgatatatattttattaattcacATGATAAGATGTTTTCTGCCTAATTTAATTCCAATAGATATAATATAGTAATTCCCTTTTTGAGGATGTGGGATATTTATCCGACTTTTattcaatattaaaaaaataataataaaatccttTAAAATTTTCTTCTAAATATATATACccaattaatttataaatgttaTATTAACATAGATTATAATATACCTTTGTtggttatataataataattgtaTTGTAAATTTGACAAAAATACCAGCAAAAgtgtgaataataataataataataataataataataataataataataataataataatgaatacagtatttttcattaatataatACAAAAACACATAGCATAATCCAAAATAACACTTAATTACAAAGAGGAACTGAAACTTCTTGCACATTTTGTTGTCCCCAAAATAAAGAACATCAATTCCCACAAACCAACACCAAGTTCATGACAACAACAAAAGTAACTCCAAATTTGTAATATTAAACATATGACAATACATCCCCAAGATTAAcgttgctttttcttttttcctttaactcctttttttttttttttttgaatatccAAACCCTTTCACCCTGTGCTGGTTCAATCAGCAGAGACCTTTGTTTTCAGACGATAAAGGAGCTTCTTTTTCTTTGAGGTTGTATTGTCAATGGTGATCACAACCTTACCCGGCTCGCCGATTTTGAAACTGTTGCAGACAACTGGTTCTTCAGTTGCAGTAAGCTTTCTTGCCTTCTGAATTATTACTGTGTAGCTTTCTTCAGCACTAGGCACAAATTCTGCCCCATAGGTCACATCCCATCCCACTACTCGGACTTCCCAAGTTAACAGGCATGTCTGCACATCAATTGGCCACCATAAAAGTACCTTATTAGATCAAGTTTAGTTAGGAAATTAATTGGTCATGTTATGCAAGTAGAAATTAATGGTTACATACAAGTTCCTTTTCTTGGATTCTCCAAGAAATTAAATACGTACACTTTAAAATAAAAGACAAAAGGTAATCAATCTTACCTCAGAAACAGGGAATTCAACAGTGTGCTTTGCTGCTGGCTTCATTGTGATCTCAGTAACAGCATCGGCTGTGCAAAACTCCCCATCTTTACTCAGTCCTCCGTATTTAAGTGGTATTTGCTCAGCGGCAATATACCTTAACCATGGTTAAAACCAACCCAAAAATTTAACCCACCACTTCAATACGTTACATGTGCCAAAGAGAAAGGTCACATAATTTTTGCTTACTAACCTCAAAAGGGTCTCTGCAGATTTGGAAGGGCTAGCAAATGCAAACTTGCTTCTAGTCCTCTGAGTCAAAAATGGGCTTATCATTTTATTAACTGCCAGGTACCACCAAGGCACGTTGATGAACACCTAGAACAATCACATAATACCCCAAGATTACAAGGTTGAAATTTATGTAAGttctaataagaaaaaaattataaaagcaaattgaatcattattaaaaaataataataataataaagaagagGAGTTGATGTAAATGAAACTAATATATAAAAATTGTTACCTGTTTTGCTACAAATTCAGGATAGTTGTCTTGGAGCAATTGAAGTGCCTGCTTGGTAGCTTGTCTTAGTTCCCTCTTACTAGGTCCAGGAGAATTCTTCAAGTCATTAACCTGAACAATGGTGGAAATCCCACCAGGTCTGAAATCCAATTTCCTGATACTCTTTTCCAGGAACTGAATTCTCCACCTCAAGAATCTGTTCCTTTTCTCCTCATCAGAAAAACTCTTCTGGTAAAGGTCCTTGTCTTGAAATTCGCCATACACATTGTAGCATACTGGGTGCCCTTCTTTATCAAAACCATACATAAAAACCACCTTCCCCAAATCATCACCCAGGTCTTGTTCAAGCAATTCATCAATGCCAAACTCCTTTCTCCATTGAATAGTGTTTTTGAGCATGGTGAATGCATCTCTCACCTTGAAATCCCTTGCACGCAGAAATTTTAGAAGAATCACATCGCTCCTTTCATCTGCTAGAAGCGGAATACCCCAGATGGATACGTCCTCTGGTGGGGCTATTATAACATCTTTTGCTTCCTCATTCACTGTTGATGCAGACTTTGCTTCGGACTCTTTTTCCAGGGGCAAACTCTGCTCCTGTGGAGCAGAAGAAGAGACTGCTACGATTGTCTCTTCAATGGCTTCCACAGTCTTTGCACCGTCATCGTCTACAGCATCAGTAGCAGCAGGAGCCGCCTTTTCTTCAGTAACCTCAGTTTCCACCGTTTCAATCTTTTCTTCTTTTACGACTTCGTCTTTTGTTTCTGCTACAACTTCAGGCTCTGCCTTTACATGTTCTTCTTCTGGTGCCGGTGTTGCCTCCTGGACTGGTTTTTGCTCCTCCACTGCCCCGACAGCTTCTTTACCTTCTTCTCCTTTGGCCGCTGCCGCTGGTGTTGGTGGTATTTTAGTACCGAATTCATGCGTGTTAAGAGCTTCTTGAACTAGTTCTCTAAGCTCTTGCAGCCCTTTCTTCTCAGAATCAGAAAGGTCAGTTACTTTAGTGCTCTCTTCTTTAAAACAAACAGACTCAGGAATCTTCTCATCATTCTCGCCACTGGATTTGGATGCCTCAGTTTCTACAGCTTCCTCAACCTGCAGCTTTGGCTTCATCGGTTCCTCCTCAGTTTCCGGCACTGGCGGTGCCTCTTTCTCAACCACAGGCATTACTGGCAGCGGTGGTTCTGGAGTTGGTGTCATTTTCTCAGCCTGAGGAACATCAGCAACAACTACCACTGCTTCATGGGGAGCCTTTTGAACCTCTTCAGCCATAGTTGATTTTGCTACCGACTCAGGAAGAACAAGAGAAGATTTAGAGAGAGATAGAGTAGTGTTGGTTTAGTGATGGCTGAGATGGGGATATCAAGGAGGCAGTTATATAAGGAGTGGGGGCGGAGGACGTGGTGGCAGTGGCGTGCTGGTGGTTGGGCGTGCGGTGTAAAAGTAAAAGAAACCGAGCTGTCAATCTCAAAGAAGCCAGCGTGGAGAAATATTTGTGAGAATGTGAGGGGACCCATTACTCTCCACTTTACAATCTGTCAACCTTTTTCTTTCTTCGTTATAGAAATCATCGGCGTATGTGCAGGCATTTTCATTCGTGTGGGGTCTTTGAGGGTGTGGTGGACCTACTACTAGTCCCTGACATTCCCCAACTGCTAAGTTGAAAAAAGTAACAAGACTATGAGACCGTTTGGACACCTAGGATCCTTTTCAATCCCTTCTCTTGCCGAGAGTCTACACTATAATGTACACCTAAAAAGTAGTTTTCTTATGGTAGGTAAAAAGCAATTCAATTGTGCAAGTTCTTCCTTCTAAATATTGGGTTGGCAATGCGATTTTACCTCCAAATTTGTGTGGTACCAATGACTCAACAGCTTGAAGTAATACTTCGAGGGGGTGGGAGGATGTTTATAATGAAATTTGTTGGTCTCTTGGTCATGGACGAGAGGTCCTTTTTCTGGCTAAATGTGTGGTTGTCGGATGGGAAAGTTCTTTAGAATGTTGTAGTGCAGTAGGTGCCTGCCCATCATTTTTCAGGGATTATTTTCCTTATGCTGCTCGTAATAGCTCCTGTTTATCCTCCCTCTCCTTCCCAAGGTCCAAATGATGTGGCTTCCAAGTCGAGGCATCTTTACTGTGAAGTCAACGTATATGATTATTTGGTGAAGGCAGATAGGGATGTGAAACATTCTAAGTGGTGGCTCATTTGTAAATGATCAGATGGTCTCAAAAGGGTGCATTCTTTTTTTTCTGGTTGGCATATGCAAGAGCGCCGTTTGATTAATTGTGAACGTCTTCGACGATATTTGGAGCAAGACGACGATTTACCTAATTTACTTATGGATGTATCCATTCTTATCTCTAAAAGCCTTTTTGTAGGTACTATTATATCCAGTAACTACTCCACATGCCATTTGTGATTAGGATAATGTCCAAGTAGTATCAAAATAAATAAGGCAATTAAATAGAAAAAGTCAAACCTTTTCGATAAttgttaattatatttaaatattttaattttgacaCATATCTCAATCTTTAAGGTTGGGAGTAATTATAACCAATACTCAAAATCTAAAGCAATAAAATACAGATTTTAGAGTGTTAAATTGTTATTTGGGTTCATTTTGTTATCCACAACAAAATGCATCCACTAtaaacttatttttcttttcaaatcattttttaacaaaattcaaattttctcaaattaatttttagatttGGCTATAATTGCTCCCAATCTTAAAGGTTGGGATATGTAGTCTAAAATTAGAATGTTTAGATAAAAATTCCAATTGGAGAAAATGTTTGGCTTTTTCTATCTAATAGGCcaaataaaaatagtaatttGTATATGAGATAATGTAATGATCTCAAGTCAAATAACTGGGCTTTTTACCAGAAgggtggaaaaaaaaaaaaaacaagaaggGTGTGAGTTGTAGAGTTATTACCAAAGGAATTGAAAAGAGGCTGAATGGAAAGAGGGTGGGGCGAGCAGAGAGTGGCAGATGCATGGGGCGCTCTTTTGGTTGGCAAGCAAACTAGGACACATTTCAAAATGGCATCTAGATTGCAAAGGTGCTATTCAAAATGGTGTTTACCATGTATCTGCACCATGGGGGATGTTGTTTTCAATAGCGTTCATGTTGGCATGCTTTTTAAAATAGCACCCAACATGAGATTCCCCGCATTGCAGCCATCACTCATGGTAGATTGAGCCGTCAATCGGTAGTAGGGGGAGAGAATTTGGAGCAAGATAATGGGCACCATTCATATTAGCATCTCATATTGTTCtaccatttattcaaaatttatgcACCCTAACCACCAAACTATATTTTCACTCAAGTCTCCACAACCCTTACGCAACCCTCATTCAGCCAAAAGAAATACTCTCATCAGCTCTCATCTCTCACTCTTCTCTCATCATCTCTCTTTAGATGATCTTTGAAAGCAGTAGAAGTTGAAGAAGTTGGTGCTTTTAAGTTAAGTGAAAGAAGAACTTCTGCTGCATTTATTGTGAAGAAATGTCTAAAACtttttaataggtatgtgaatttacATAGTTTTTATAAtatgataaaaatataaaaacattATGTATGTTTAATATGATTCTTATAATGTCCATAAATTATACTGTGTTATTTTAGGTTTGATGCATGCATGTTATATGATGTAAAAAATGTTTAGTTTGTGAtttaaatgcaaaaattaaaatgaaaaatgcaTGTTTAAAAATAGTTTTTAAGAAATATATTATTTATGAACGAaaataattgattaaaagaaTGAATATTGTgttgaaaatttaaaaatctttATAGTTTAGGAAGATGAATGAAAACAcaagttaattattataataataaatattgagAATAACCAAAAGTAATGAGAAAGCAAACTTTGATtgtatatttattataataaataatttagaaaaaaaaatctaaatttaatAGATATTAAGTAAGGGTATATATTAGAGTTGAAATTTTGGAAAAAAGtattaatgaaaataatttaaaaacttatatacatatatattgtaaattaaaatttaaaatataaatattttagtaacATGAAGGTTAAAATATATATGTTTGAAGAATAAACTCAAAATAATAGGGTGTAGGCATAAATACACGTATTTATAGTGTACAGggataaaaaaatatttcataataattgaaaaataaaaatattttaagattaACTGAGAAATAATTGGGTTTAgggataaaaatattttataataaatagtaaagataaaataaataataagttTAATTAATTAGGTAAAGCATAGTTTACTATTAGGACTGAATCAATAATGAACTAACAAAAAATTTAGTAATTAATTATTAGTGAAATTTtaactttaaaaaataaatagtttaataaaattaatgaaaaataataataacatttATAGATAAACCGTAAAAAGCATTGCATAAAAGTTTTAAAAAAtattgcataataaatcatttagAAATATTGTATTATGTTGTGTTAGTTAGATAatagtgtgcaaatggatttaaaagttacaaaaaaaattatttttaatttaatttaaaataattagtcaacatttgaataaattgtgacaccccttacccggctacagtgtatccgagtaagctatgtcacacggtgtaccggcacactctattttaccttaattaaaattttttttttggtcaaagttttgaatataatttgtgaaatatagttcatttattgaaattatagtttatttgagattccggatattttaaagaaaatccggcagagtaccagctaaaaatggagaaaacagttcttcggaacctgttaaaaacacttctaaataatttccaaacaatcccaacttcaattcatcaacaaaatctcaatatcaagatatccacaacatttctcaatttcagttctcaataaccttttcatttctcaaacatccatttctcatatacaaacaataaataaatgctcaaattttgcattcataaccataactttcattatttacatgaacatcaaaatacattacataagtttaattacatatgagaaagtaaaaattagctacaaaatatcaaaatgacacctagtgtcctaccaatgcactgcaggtggtgaggtgacacggacactgtgcagaactgcaggatggactcacccagtctgtagtctattgggctcacgatctgtatctccagtacctacgcgtggcaaaagcaacgcgctaagcaataatacttagtggtgcaataatataataaaagaaaatagcagaaaataaatatgtatagaatgtgtatgatttgtttgtttggtattggtatatccatcatttcattaactttgttcactttcattcatttggttgtccaagtaacctacactagacgactggactggataaacaggtaaactggcactgggtatcaagtacctcgggccgtcacaccatcggtcacatatgcatctcccggtgtgcatgtagcggctaacaatgtcagaaacaatatcgagcacaaggccaagtctcaatgcaaggtcagaatggctaaaagccataaaatcacggaatggcatattgccatgtgcagtactgctaactgaaccctattggcatgccaaactatccaaaccaatcttgttaggtatactagggcatttgaaacttttaaattcttcaatttgtgaatttcaagttttggtgtcactattcacctcattggtcaacaaaaatgttgacttttagatagaaaatatgtacattgactttggcactcccaacataccacatttggcattcaaaacttgttggcattaagcatttataccatttcaaagtttaaaccaagggaagcagaattttcagtttttggaactcaactttactattccattggacactgtttcagtgggaatttgaagaaatggaaaacatgaaagttgttccttattttgtctagttgaatttccttttttgaatcactccatttggagttttgaagctccagatatggttcaaaaaccacagctggccggatttccattct
This sequence is a window from Hevea brasiliensis isolate MT/VB/25A 57/8 chromosome 10, ASM3005281v1, whole genome shotgun sequence. Protein-coding genes within it:
- the LOC110648521 gene encoding patellin-3, with the translated sequence MAEEVQKAPHEAVVVVADVPQAEKMTPTPEPPLPVMPVVEKEAPPVPETEEEPMKPKLQVEEAVETEASKSSGENDEKIPESVCFKEESTKVTDLSDSEKKGLQELRELVQEALNTHEFGTKIPPTPAAAAKGEEGKEAVGAVEEQKPVQEATPAPEEEHVKAEPEVVAETKDEVVKEEKIETVETEVTEEKAAPAATDAVDDDGAKTVEAIEETIVAVSSSAPQEQSLPLEKESEAKSASTVNEEAKDVIIAPPEDVSIWGIPLLADERSDVILLKFLRARDFKVRDAFTMLKNTIQWRKEFGIDELLEQDLGDDLGKVVFMYGFDKEGHPVCYNVYGEFQDKDLYQKSFSDEEKRNRFLRWRIQFLEKSIRKLDFRPGGISTIVQVNDLKNSPGPSKRELRQATKQALQLLQDNYPEFVAKQVFINVPWWYLAVNKMISPFLTQRTRSKFAFASPSKSAETLLRYIAAEQIPLKYGGLSKDGEFCTADAVTEITMKPAAKHTVEFPVSETCLLTWEVRVVGWDVTYGAEFVPSAEESYTVIIQKARKLTATEEPVVCNSFKIGEPGKVVITIDNTTSKKKKLLYRLKTKVSAD